The genomic stretch TCGTGGACCTCGCCCTGGAGGGTGTAGTCGCGGAGGAAGACCGGGCTTCCAGGCGGGTTCTCGCCAAAGCTGACTTGGCCGTCGCGGGTGTTGCCGTTGATCTCCGTGGCGGCGACGTCTTCGGCGGCAAACCCGTTCGCAAGCGGGTTGAAGGCCGTTCGGGTCATTCCCAACGGCCCGTAGAACTCGTCCTCCAGGTATTGGTCCAAAGTCTGGCCGGTGGTTAGTTCCACCACCAGCCCCAAAGCCATGTAATCGACGTCTGAGTACTCTTGCGTCCCGTGGCGGTCGCGCCGCAACGGGGTCTGGCAGATCTTTTCAATGATCCCCCCGCGGTCCGTGTGATCGGTGGTCTGGTACCACAGCCCGGCCCCCGCGCGTGAATAGTTGCCGTACGCCGGGTCCGGGACCTGGCCGGCGACGTGTGCCAGCAGGTCGCGGATGGTGACCGTGTCCTTGCCCAGACCGGACGCCCATGTCTGATCCATGAAACCCGAGTAGACGTTGGAGGCGTCCGAGTAGCACTCAAAGCCGGGTATGTCGGCCAGCTTGGCGTCAATGGCCAACTCGCCATCCGAGACGAGCTTTTGGATGGCGTAGTTGGTGGCGTACATCTTGGTGTTGGACGCCAAGTCGAACAGAGTCGCGACGGACGTGGGCTGCCATTGAGCCCGGGGCAGAAGGGCGGCGTCGCCGCCGGCGGTTGTGCCGTACTGCTTGTTGTAGCCGTAGGCCTTCTCCATGACCACTTTCCCGTGCCGGGCGATTCCGACCGTCATGGAAGACCAGCCCGGATCGGCCCCGTAGGCCGTGGTGGCGGCGAGCTCCTCCAGATAGGCGTCCGCGGCGGCCAACTGGGCGGAGTCGAAACCGACCGATTCCGGGGTCGCCGCCGGCATCACTTGGTCGTAGACCACGTCCAGCGTGGGCAGGATGAAATGGTCGTCGCCGCCGGCGGCGCCGATCACGAGGGTCCCCACCGAATAGATGCGGTCAATCCAGTCGAAGCTGGCGTAATACTCGTAGGCGCCGGCTCCCCGATAGCCGGTCAGCGGCTGATAGAACCAGTCCCTGTACAGAGGGTTGGTCGGCGCGGCGCCGGCCGGGGCGAAGGCCGCTTCGTTTCGGTCGACCGCGATCTCAACCCAGTTGCCCTTGTAATAGGCGGTCAGGATGTTGACCGTGTTGGCGGCCAACCCCTTCCACTCGTAACCGTTGCGTCCGGTCGCAAAGGCGACCCCCGGCAGGTAGTCGGCCAGGTCCTGCAGTTGGAGGTAGGCCTTGCCGTCGTCGTTGTGCGAGGTCACCTGCGCCCGGTCGACCAGAATTGGCTCGTCGAAAACGCGCGGATCGCCGTCGACCAGCCAGACCTCTGTCGCGGCACCGGTCGCCTTGACGTAGCGCAAGTCGGTTGGGTAGAGCGAATCCTCGCCGTTGGTGAAGCCGATGTGGTCGCCCGGGGCGATGGAATCGAAGGAGAAGGTCCAGACCTTGCCAAACTGGTCGAAACCGGCATCGACCAGTACAGCCTGCTCCCCGTCAAGGGTTCGGGCGGTGATTTGGTCGCCAAGGGCCTGGTCAACGGTGGCGTGGAAATGAACGGTCAGAGTGTCGGGCGGGTCCCCCGCCGCCGTGCACGCCGGCGCGGCCGACAGGATCAGGGCCAAGGTCAGGACCTTGGCCAACCTGCGCTGGGAAGTCATTCCGGGGCCTCGCTTTGCCGGTCTGGGTGCAGCCATGGCCGGGGGTTTCTGGGGCTCCTCAGGCGGCCGCGCTGGCTCGGTCAACAGGGCTGCGGCGGGCCTGGCCGGAGTCCCGGACTCCCAAGAGCGGCCATGCGCGCAGACTCGTTGGCGGTTCGGCCCAATCTGCGGGGCCGACGCGGGCGAAGCCGGCCCGGGACCTGGTTTCGACCCGTCCGGTTCGCGTCCGGCGGTCGCTGGCGCACCTGGCCGAGCGCTGGGCGGGGGGCAACTTGGTCAAGACCGGTGTGGAGGCCATGGGCGTCGATTATCCCAGGCGCGGGGCGGCGTCTGCTGTTCGGCGCGGCCCGCGCGCTCGCGGAACGCCATGTTGGCTGGCCACGCCCACGCTTTCGGCGCCGGCTTCGCGACCTCCAACCCAAACGACTTCGAACTCGTCGCGGGCCCCGCGTCGACGCTCATGCCAGGCCGGGTGGCTGGTCCTGCCGGCTTCCCAAGCGGCGGGGCGACGGTCCGCCCGGAGGACTGCTTGCCGCACCGCCGAAACTGGCTGCGATTCGCCATGCCGGGCCGCCCTCGTGGTGGTTCGTTCAAGAGGGCCGAGTTGGTTCAGTTCGGCCTTCTTTGAGTATCCTAGCCAGGAGAACTAGCCAACTTTAGGGGTGAGCCATGACAAAGGTCGGCATCTATGAAGCTCGGAACAACTTCTCGGAACTGATCAAGCGGGCCAAAGCCGGCGAGGACGTGGTGGTGGTCGCTCGGGGGGTTCCCCAGGTGCGCCTGGTCCCCGTGGATCCGCCTCCCGGCCATGGGACGGGCGGTGCCATACTCAAATGGCTCAATTCGGCTGGCCCCGTTCCGGGCCGGGCGCCCGAAGAACTCGACGCGACAATCGCCGCCGAACGCGCCGCCTGGGATTGAGGGAACCGTGATCTACTGTGACACCTGCGTTTTGATCTACCTGGTGGAGCGGCACCCGCAATGGCACGGCGCCGTGTCCGCGCTCATGGCGGCACGGGTCGATGCCGAGTTCGCCGTCAGCCCCCTTGTTCGCCTTGAGTGCCTGGTGCGACCGGTAGCGCGCGGCGACGACGAACTGGCTCGGCGTTATGAAGACGCGCTTGCGCAATTCCGCTGGCTGCCGATCACCGACAAGGCGTTCGACCGGGCGCTGCGCCTGCGGGCCGCCCACGGATTGAGAACGCCCGACGCGCTCCACCTCGCCACCGCGCTGGTGTCCGGCTGCGACGAGTTCTGGACCAACGACCGCCGCCTTGACCGCGCCGCCGATGCGCTCACGGTGACGGTTCCGCGCGACGAGGAGGTTCCCGGCGCCCCCGAGACGGGCACCACCGGCCTGGTGATGGGCGTGCGGACCTCGCCGCCAGCCCACGAAGGAACCTGACACGCCGATTCCCGCTCGTCGGCGCCCCATGGCATGGCGCTGGCCTCGGGAACGCCGAGCGATGATCTTCCCGGACGCCTCGGTCTTGATCGCACTGCCAAACGTCA from Bifidobacteriaceae bacterium encodes the following:
- a CDS encoding serine hydrolase — encoded protein: MTSQRRLAKVLTLALILSAAPACTAAGDPPDTLTVHFHATVDQALGDQITARTLDGEQAVLVDAGFDQFGKVWTFSFDSIAPGDHIGFTNGEDSLYPTDLRYVKATGAATEVWLVDGDPRVFDEPILVDRAQVTSHNDDGKAYLQLQDLADYLPGVAFATGRNGYEWKGLAANTVNILTAYYKGNWVEIAVDRNEAAFAPAGAAPTNPLYRDWFYQPLTGYRGAGAYEYYASFDWIDRIYSVGTLVIGAAGGDDHFILPTLDVVYDQVMPAATPESVGFDSAQLAAADAYLEELAATTAYGADPGWSSMTVGIARHGKVVMEKAYGYNKQYGTTAGGDAALLPRAQWQPTSVATLFDLASNTKMYATNYAIQKLVSDGELAIDAKLADIPGFECYSDASNVYSGFMDQTWASGLGKDTVTIRDLLAHVAGQVPDPAYGNYSRAGAGLWYQTTDHTDRGGIIEKICQTPLRRDRHGTQEYSDVDYMALGLVVELTTGQTLDQYLEDEFYGPLGMTRTAFNPLANGFAAEDVAATEINGNTRDGQVSFGENPPGSPVFLRDYTLQGEVH
- a CDS encoding type II toxin-antitoxin system prevent-host-death family antitoxin, which produces MTKVGIYEARNNFSELIKRAKAGEDVVVVARGVPQVRLVPVDPPPGHGTGGAILKWLNSAGPVPGRAPEELDATIAAERAAWD
- a CDS encoding type II toxin-antitoxin system VapC family toxin, with the protein product MIYCDTCVLIYLVERHPQWHGAVSALMAARVDAEFAVSPLVRLECLVRPVARGDDELARRYEDALAQFRWLPITDKAFDRALRLRAAHGLRTPDALHLATALVSGCDEFWTNDRRLDRAADALTVTVPRDEEVPGAPETGTTGLVMGVRTSPPAHEGT